From a single Nitrosopumilus sp. genomic region:
- a CDS encoding methyl-accepting chemotaxis protein, producing MKYRILFSILIILLFVNIPNSYSEGLELFTNSKVYAPAHTLQVYGKGLPEENLIIRIFAPDETIAKFDQITTNKDGSFNYGLLTWPEPSTNFPYGTYTVEVISTEQNGISQKIDVKFSSSTELLDVTVERFVNTLVFAPETAAINQPIRVFVQTTSDGLLIGNEPSELLGTTHVHLPSGTSVLLSNSFKTLHQGLYYVDYTPIEEGTHVFHVVAFSQGTTSHGSAATNVLSQDLGGISEQIIKLNSILDETSSELDTLKSEISGFGSTLDTASQKIDESTGTISTSVEFISEASSQLNSLLFPIIASIGIIVALQIAILARRR from the coding sequence ATGAAATATAGAATATTGTTTTCTATTTTAATTATTCTTTTGTTTGTAAATATTCCAAATTCTTATTCAGAAGGACTTGAATTATTTACAAATAGTAAAGTCTATGCACCTGCACATACTTTGCAAGTATATGGCAAAGGATTGCCCGAAGAAAATCTCATCATACGAATATTTGCACCAGATGAAACCATTGCAAAATTTGATCAAATTACAACTAATAAAGATGGTTCTTTTAATTACGGATTGCTTACTTGGCCTGAACCATCAACAAATTTTCCTTATGGAACGTATACAGTTGAAGTAATCAGTACAGAACAAAATGGAATATCTCAAAAAATTGATGTAAAATTTTCATCATCAACTGAATTACTTGATGTAACTGTAGAAAGATTTGTAAATACTTTGGTTTTTGCTCCTGAAACTGCAGCAATCAATCAACCAATTCGTGTATTTGTACAAACCACTAGTGATGGTTTACTAATTGGAAATGAACCATCAGAATTATTGGGTACTACACATGTCCATTTACCTTCTGGCACATCTGTTTTATTATCTAATTCCTTTAAGACACTGCACCAAGGATTATACTATGTAGATTATACTCCAATCGAAGAAGGAACTCATGTATTTCATGTAGTTGCATTTAGTCAGGGAACTACTTCACACGGTTCAGCTGCAACAAATGTTCTAAGCCAAGATCTTGGAGGCATCTCAGAACAAATAATCAAACTAAATTCAATTTTAGATGAAACATCAAGTGAGCTTGATACATTAAAATCTGAAATCTCTGGATTTGGGTCCACACTTGATACTGCAAGTCAAAAAATTGATGAAAGTACTGGAACTATTTCTACCTCTGTTGAATTTATCAGCGAAGCATCCTCGCAACTAAATTCATTATTGTTCCCAATCATTGCATCCATAGGAATTATTGTTGCATTACAAATTGCTATACTTGCACGAAGAAGATAG
- a CDS encoding ThiF family adenylyltransferase, giving the protein MANITFTIPSVLNQSGGEKKTEISADSLTDAFVKISEIMGDDFKRRVLESDGTPRSLINIYINGKNAKFSNGMQTDLKDGDEVYILPAVAGGSEELSPKELDKFSRQVMLEEIGYGGQLKLKNAKVCVVGTGGLGHPIISRLATMGVGTLRIIDRDVIELSNLHRQMMFDEDDVGQVKVEVAAKKLQKLNPDCKVEALAVSVNDYTALEIIEGCDVVIDALDSVNARYALNKACVKHEIPFVTGAAVGTSGQVFTILPKKSACYFCMFPELNEDAMPTCSIEGVHPPILSIVGAIEVAEAVKIILGKIPNLSERILHIDLENLNFNSTRTFRAEECPVCGTGKLEVAVKEELILEELCGRNRGKRTYSITPTEIFDLDVNDVTAIAKEKGFIVDNQGSLGLSLRTNDLSVSFMKKGSAVVVGPKDEAEAISLYKSLLGKEIKAL; this is encoded by the coding sequence GTGGCAAATATTACATTCACAATTCCGTCAGTACTAAATCAGAGTGGTGGAGAAAAGAAAACAGAAATTTCAGCTGATTCTCTGACTGATGCATTTGTAAAGATTTCAGAAATTATGGGTGATGACTTTAAGCGTAGAGTTTTGGAGAGTGACGGGACACCTCGTTCATTGATAAATATCTACATCAATGGAAAGAATGCAAAGTTTTCTAATGGAATGCAAACTGATCTTAAAGATGGTGATGAAGTTTATATTTTACCTGCAGTTGCTGGAGGTTCTGAAGAACTTTCTCCTAAAGAACTAGATAAATTTTCAAGACAAGTAATGCTAGAAGAAATTGGATATGGTGGACAATTAAAATTAAAAAATGCTAAAGTTTGTGTTGTTGGAACTGGTGGTTTAGGACATCCAATTATTTCTAGATTGGCTACAATGGGTGTTGGAACTTTGCGAATCATTGATAGAGATGTAATCGAATTATCTAATTTACATAGACAAATGATGTTTGATGAAGATGATGTAGGACAAGTCAAGGTAGAAGTAGCTGCAAAAAAATTACAAAAACTAAACCCTGATTGTAAAGTAGAAGCATTAGCTGTATCTGTAAATGATTATACTGCATTAGAAATTATTGAAGGATGTGATGTTGTAATTGATGCACTTGATAGTGTTAATGCAAGATATGCATTGAACAAAGCATGTGTAAAACATGAAATTCCATTTGTAACTGGAGCTGCAGTTGGAACATCTGGACAAGTCTTTACTATTTTACCAAAAAAATCTGCATGTTATTTTTGCATGTTTCCTGAATTAAATGAAGATGCAATGCCAACATGTAGTATTGAAGGTGTACATCCACCAATTCTTTCTATTGTTGGTGCGATTGAAGTTGCAGAAGCTGTTAAAATAATACTTGGAAAGATTCCTAATCTATCTGAAAGAATTTTACACATTGATTTAGAAAATCTGAATTTTAACAGTACTAGAACATTCAGAGCTGAAGAATGTCCAGTTTGTGGAACAGGAAAATTGGAAGTTGCTGTAAAAGAAGAATTAATTTTAGAAGAATTATGTGGTCGCAATCGTGGTAAGAGAACTTATTCTATTACCCCCACTGAAATATTTGATCTTGATGTAAATGACGTTACTGCAATCGCAAAGGAAAAAGGATTCATCGTTGACAATCAGGGCAGTTTAGGATTATCTTTAAGAACCAATGATCTTTCTGTTAGCTTCATGAAAAAAGGTTCTGCTGTAGTTGTAGGTCCAAAAGATGAAGCAGAAGCAATATCTCTTTACAAAAGTCTTCTAGGCAAAGAGATCAAGGCATTATAG